A genomic window from Glycine soja cultivar W05 chromosome 10, ASM419377v2, whole genome shotgun sequence includes:
- the LOC114370132 gene encoding protein BIC1-like has protein sequence MKEKTLSMAHQYSSSNESDSQIIPPQPFKLKKPHQPKGKQMGQEQENESQYLEELVSDSRPRKYSGKDNNNILGQIPSASKIHNKVEIALDHNATKEGITSVEGDHQDSGREKLKRHRVEVAGRVWIPDIWGQEEILKDWIDCTAFDAPLVPSRIVMARTALVEEGRRATSGGLRIENRC, from the coding sequence ATGAAAGAGAAAACCCTCTCAATGGCTCACCAATATTCCTCCTCTAATGAATCTGATAGCCAGATCATTCCTCCTCAACCATTCAAATTGAAGAAACCCCACCAACCCAAAGGCAAACAAATGGGGCAAGAACAAGAAAACGAGTCTCAGTATCTCGAGGAATTAGTCTCTGACTCTCGGCCACGAAAATATAGTGGCAAAGATAATAACAACATACTTGGGCAAATCCCATCTGCTTCGAAAATCCACAACAAGGTGGAAATTGCATTGGATCACAATGCTACAAAAGAAGGAATCACAAGTGTTGAAGGTGATCATCAAGATAGTGGACGTGAGAAGTTGAAGAGGCATAGAGTGGAAGTTGCTGGAAGGGTTTGGATTCCTGACATATGGGGACAAGAGGAGATCTTGAAGGATTGGATTGATTGCACAGCATTTGATGCTCCTTTGGTTCCAAGCAGAATCGTTATGGCACGAACGGCTTTGGTTGAAGAAGGTAGAAGAGCCACATCGGGTGGATTGAGAATCGAGAACAggtgttga